The Xanthomonas rydalmerensis genomic interval GTACCGGCTGCGCTGTGGCGCACGCTGATCGGCGAGGTCCATGCGCAGGCACCGCACGCGCGGCTTCTGGCGTGGACGCCCGGGCTGGGCCTGGACGCCTTGCGCGGCCTGGCCGGTGCCGGCTTCGATGCCGCGTTTTCCTCGCTGGCCTGGTGGGACGGCCGCGGCGATTGGTTCTTCGACGAGGACAGCGCGCTGCGCGCGCTGGCGCGCCGCGTGGTCGCCACCGTCGATGCCGATGCGCCTGTCGCCTCAGCGCTGCCCCTGCCACGCGCGCAGCGGCAGCGCCTGGCGGCCGCGTTCGGCGGCGCCTGGGCGATCGCTGCGCAGGACATCCTGACGGAGCACGCGCAGCCCGGGCACGCGCAGCACACGCTGTCCGAGAGCGACGGGTCCACGCCGGCAGCGCCGCTGCCCGATGCCAACGCGGCGCTGCGCTTGCGTCCGCTGCTGCGCGACGGCGCCCTGACCGCGTTGGCGGTGGAGCCGCTGGATGCCGCGCCGTGGCTGGTGCTGCTCAACAGCGATCGCGACCACCTGCTACCGGTGCCGGGCCCGGCGCTGCTGCGCCTGCTGGGCGACAGCGAGGGCCTGCTCAGCGACCACGGCGAACCGATCCAGGGCGAGCAGGGCGGCACCCTGGAAGCGGGCGAAGTCCGCATCTATCGCAGCCTGCCGGCGCGCCCGGTGCTGACCGCGGCGCGCGCCCGCACCCCGGCCGAGGTCGCCGCCGGCGAGGCGCGGGTGTGCATCGAGTCGGTGACGCCCTCGGTGGACGACGGCCGCTTCCCGGTCAAGCGCACGGTCGGCGACCGGATCTGCGTCGAAGCCGATGCGTTCTGCGACGGCCACGATCGCATCGCCGTGGCGCTGCTGTGGCGCGCCGCCGATGCACGCACCTGGTCCAGCACGCCGATGCGCGCGCTCGGCAACGACCGCTGGCGTGGCGAGTTCCCGCTGCAGCGCTTGGGCCGCTACGAGTTCCGCATCGAGGCCTGGCGCGACGTCTACGCCACCACCCATGCCGACCTGGAAAAGAAGCGTGCCGCCGGTACGCTGCTGCCGGTGGACGTGCAGGAAGCGCTGGCCCAGGTCGAGGCCGCGCGCGGCCGCAGCCGCGGCGCGCTGGCCACCCGGCTGAAGGCCATCACCACGCGCATCGCCCGCACCAGCGACCTGGCCGAGAAGGCGCAACTCCTGCTCGAACCCGACACCGCCGAGGCGATGGCGCGCGCCGATGCCAAGCCGTTCCGCACCGAGTACCCGATGACCTTCCGGGTCGAGGCCGAACGCCGCGCCGCGCATTTCGCCAGCTGGTACGAACTGTTTCCGCGCTCGCAGAGCGGCGATCCGCAGCGTCACGGCACGTTCGACGACGTGATCGCGCGGCTGCCGCATATCCAGGCGATGGGTTTCGACGTACTGTACATGCCGCCGATCCATCCCATCGGCGAGAAGAACCGTAAGGGCCGCAACAACGCGGTGACTGCCGAGCCGGGCGAGCCTGGCAGCCCGTACGCGATCGGCTCGGCCGAGGGCGGGCATACCGAGGTGCATCCGGAGCTGGGCGGGCTGGAAGGGTTTCGCCGCCTGCGCGCGGCCGCGGCCGAGCACGGCCTGGAACTGGCGCTGGACTTCGCCATCCAGTGCGCGCCGGACCATCCCTGGTTGCGCGACCACCCAGACTGGTTCACCTGGCGCGCGGATGGCTCCATCCCGTACGCGGAAAACCCGCCGAAGAAGTACCAGGACATCGTCAACGTCGACTTCTACGCCAGCGGCGCGGTCCCCGCCCTGTGGAACGCGCTGCGCGATGCGGTGCTGTTCTGGGTCAACGAGGGCGTCACCTTGTTCCGCGTCGACAACCCGCACACCAAGCCGTTCCCGTTCTGGGAATGGCTGATCGCCGAGGTGCGCGGGCGTCATCCGGAGGTGGTGTTCCTGTCCGAGGCCTTCACCCGGCCCAAGCCGATGTACCGGCTGGCCAAGGTCGGCTTCTCGCAGTCCTACACCTACTTCACCTGGCGTCAGCACAAGGCCGAGCTGCAGGCCTACATCGAGGAACTCAACAGCGGCGTGCCCAGCGAATGCTTCCGGCCGCACTTCTTCGTCAACACCCCGGACATCAATCCGCTGTTCCTGCAGCACAGCGGGCGCAGCGGGCATTTGATCCGCGCCGCGCTGGCGACCACGCTGTCCGGGCTGTGGGGCATGTACCAAGGCTTCGAGCTGTGCGAGGCCACGCCGCTGCCGGGCAAGGAGGAATACCTCGACTCGGAGAAGTACCAGTTGCGCGTGTGGCCCGAGCGCGCGCCGGGCGACATCGTCGACGAGATCACCCGCCTCAACCTGCTGCGCCGCCAGCATCCGGAACTGCAGTCGCACCTGGGCACCCGTTTCTACACCGCCCACAACGACCAGGTGCTGTACTTCGGCAAGTTCCTCGACGCCGCACACCTGGCGCGTGGCCGCAGCCTGGTGCTGGTGGCGGTGAGCCTGGACCCGTACGCGCCGCAGAACGCGCAGATCGAAGTGCCGCTATGGGAACTGGGCCTGCCCGACCACGCCAGCGTCGCCGTGCGCGACCTGTGGGACGGCCATGATTTCACCTGGCACGGCAAGACCCAACACATCCGCCTCGATCCGTCGCGGCCGTTCGCCTTGTGGCGCATCCGCGCCGGAGTTTCTGCATGAATGTCGCCGCGCCGTCGTCCCCCCAACTCGAGCCGCGCGCACAGGCCGGCGATGCGCGCTGGTACAAGGACGCGATCATCTACCAGGTGCACGTCAAGTCGTTCTTCGACTCCAACGACGACGGCATCGGCGATTTCCCCGGGCTGATCTCCAAGCTCGACTACATCGCCGACCTGGGCGTGGACACGATCTGGCTGCTGCCGTTCTACCCCAGCCCGCGCCGCGACGATGGCTACGACATCGCCGAGTACATGGCGGTGCACCCGGACTACGGCAGCATCGCCGACTTCCAGCGCTTCGTGGAGCAGGCGCACGCGCGCGGCATCCGCATCGTCACCGAACTGGTGATCAACCATACCTCTGACCAGCACCCCTGGTTCCAGCGTGCGCGCATGGCACCGGCCGGCTCGCCGGAGCGCGCGTTCTACGTGTGGTCCGACAGCGACCAGGACTACGCCGGCACCCGCATCATCTTCTGCGACACCGAGAAGTCCAACTGGACTTGGGACCCGGAGGCTGGCCAATACTTCTGGCACCGCTTCTACTCGCATCAGCCGGACCTGAATTTCGACAACCCGGCGGTGCTGGAGGCGGTGCTGGAAGTGATGCGCTTCTGGCTGGACCTGGGCGTGGACGGGCTGCGTCTGGACGCGGTGCCGTACCTGATCGAGCGCGACGGCACCTCCAACGAGAACCTGCCCGAGACCCACGCCATCCTGCGCCGCATCCGCGCCACGCTCGATGCCGAATACCCGGACCGCATGCTGCTGGCCGAGGCCAACATGTGGCCGGAAGACACCCAGCAGTACTTCGGCGAGAACGCCGACGAATGCCACATGGCGTTCCACTTCCCGCTGATGCCGCGCATGTACATGGCGATCGCGCGCGAGGACCGCTTTCCGATCACCGACATCATGCGCCAGACCCCGGAGATCCCGGAGAGCTGCCAGTGGGCGATCTTCCTGCGCAACCACGACGAGTTGACCCTGGAGATGGTCACCGACTCCGAGCGCGACTACCTGTGGCAGACCTACGCCGCCGACCGCCGCGCGCGCATCAACCTCGGCATCCGCC includes:
- a CDS encoding maltotransferase domain-containing protein encodes the protein MHVCLLSPFPSHEAAALDAAMAAAQAQGCDHIVLPSPFAQDAQGRLHDPAAHDAAGLAQLRQWLQRAEQHGLRVLLDLRIDEIGGGSGLLQEHPHWFRARSSTLPDPRAERAAPDIAQGRFASAEEGAGLAQWWSTRLLDWLHGGVAGFRVLQPQRVPAALWRTLIGEVHAQAPHARLLAWTPGLGLDALRGLAGAGFDAAFSSLAWWDGRGDWFFDEDSALRALARRVVATVDADAPVASALPLPRAQRQRLAAAFGGAWAIAAQDILTEHAQPGHAQHTLSESDGSTPAAPLPDANAALRLRPLLRDGALTALAVEPLDAAPWLVLLNSDRDHLLPVPGPALLRLLGDSEGLLSDHGEPIQGEQGGTLEAGEVRIYRSLPARPVLTAARARTPAEVAAGEARVCIESVTPSVDDGRFPVKRTVGDRICVEADAFCDGHDRIAVALLWRAADARTWSSTPMRALGNDRWRGEFPLQRLGRYEFRIEAWRDVYATTHADLEKKRAAGTLLPVDVQEALAQVEAARGRSRGALATRLKAITTRIARTSDLAEKAQLLLEPDTAEAMARADAKPFRTEYPMTFRVEAERRAAHFASWYELFPRSQSGDPQRHGTFDDVIARLPHIQAMGFDVLYMPPIHPIGEKNRKGRNNAVTAEPGEPGSPYAIGSAEGGHTEVHPELGGLEGFRRLRAAAAEHGLELALDFAIQCAPDHPWLRDHPDWFTWRADGSIPYAENPPKKYQDIVNVDFYASGAVPALWNALRDAVLFWVNEGVTLFRVDNPHTKPFPFWEWLIAEVRGRHPEVVFLSEAFTRPKPMYRLAKVGFSQSYTYFTWRQHKAELQAYIEELNSGVPSECFRPHFFVNTPDINPLFLQHSGRSGHLIRAALATTLSGLWGMYQGFELCEATPLPGKEEYLDSEKYQLRVWPERAPGDIVDEITRLNLLRRQHPELQSHLGTRFYTAHNDQVLYFGKFLDAAHLARGRSLVLVAVSLDPYAPQNAQIEVPLWELGLPDHASVAVRDLWDGHDFTWHGKTQHIRLDPSRPFALWRIRAGVSA